tttgtgattttttGGGTTACAGAAAGTGGCGCTGGGAATAAAGGATGAAATACTGGTTCAGATGTATATATTCAATAACACTCACCCAACTCATTTCTTGTAAAACCGTCCACCATAACACCGTCACTAAATTTGTATGTCTCGCAACATACGACTACTGGGACACTATTCGTTTTGGCCATCATTGCAATCATCGCAGTACCCGCTCGAGAGTAAACTGCTCCATTTGAGAAGAGGGCGTGGGCACCAACGAGTACCATGGTCACTTGTGTCAATAACGAAGGAAGTGCAGGAAGCAATGCGTATGTGCAAGGTATGGGGTTTGGTCCGCTGGTGAGAGACCGCAGCAAGACTTTGCCTATCATGACCACGTCGGGCGTAAGAACACGACGTTATGGCAAAGGGAAAAATCAAACCTTCAAGTAACGGCTTTGAATCTACAACGATGACGGAGAACTTTTTCCCTTCTTCCTGGGCTTCTAATAGCACCTTTTCAACAACTGATGATCTAAGACAAGAACAGGATTAGCATCACAATATCGAAGGATCGTGACAATACTGAATCACACACTTGGCGTAAGTGAGAATAACATCCCCGtctttaatttttttccccGCCAATTCTTGGATGACTTCATCGGCGATAATTATTCGGTCTCTGATATAATTGTCAATCTTAGTATATAGAAGTTCCTTTGCCTGCAAAAATATCGGTCAAGGATGCAGAAAGCCTGAATAAAAAGGCTTACATCTTGTTCAATTACATCTATATCAATCCCACTAATCTCCAATTTCAGTTCTCTAATTGCATTGCCCATCGTCACTGACATCGGTCGTGCAGATACCAGGTGAGTAATTTGAGGTGAAAGATGCGTCATGAGATGACGGGATAGGGTGCTATGAGATGGCGTTGTATAATCTTGGATAACCTAACACTGAATCAGTAACTAGTGATACAAAGAAGAATATTGAAGTGCACTTGTTTGAAGGCGGTAAGCATAGCAATACATCTCGCGTTTGCCCCACATATTTTGAAATCGGAGTAAAGGAGCCCTAGGCGAATGATGGCAGGGTGTATGTCACCCTTCACAGTATGTCCAACTGGCTTAGGTTGCCCAAAGTGAGAGAATATACGCAACCCATGAGACAATTGCTTGGGTGGCATATCTTCCCCGGGCGCTCCAGAAAGATCtttggatgtggatgctTTGCTGCCTTGGATATCACCAGTGAAGGATTTCTTGGATGGAGTTGAAGGAGCCTTTGCTTTCGTCTGTCCTGCTATACTTGATCCCCCTTGTTTACCTTGTGAAGACTCTTTTTGTTGTGTGGGTTGTCCTTTTAGGGCTGCTTTAGCTGCTCTTTGTTTCTCTTGTAATTCTCTTCTTTCAGCTTTTGTCATACTCTTTTGAGCAGGTTGACCTTGAGGTTTTGGTGTTGCGGTAGCAGCTGGTTCGGCTATTGTAGGGACAGGCATTTTGAAGGTGGATAGCACAGAATCGAGTCAGATTCCTTAGCCTTTTGTGATTCTTGACGTCCGGAAGCAAGAATCAATGATCTCAATCATATCAGTTATGTATCACGTGACTGACGGAGACCGGGCATTTTCCAGACACTGCGGCAGTTACTCCGACGAACCAGGCTTACTTGCTTCAATCAACCACGACTGTGTACGACCATTGAAACAAATTATCTGCACCACCATAGATTTATACCCTCTCTATAATATCTAGTACTTTCTTTTCCTACTAAAGTTACACATGGTATGTGACTTGGCCACAGTGCCGGGGCATTTCGACTCACAATACGTATCCAGGGTGTTCCAGCTCTTTTTCGATGGTTGAGCAAGAAGTACCCGAAAATCAGTAAGCAAATTTCTTACTTCTCTACTGCGCTGTGTTGATTCTCTTGGAAGTCTATCCAgtggtcgaagaagaagatacTAAAATCGTAGCCGAAAATGGCGAACAAGTAATTGTTCCTGTAAATATGGCATCAGCCAACCCTAATGGCATGGAATTCGACAATCTCTACCTAGACATGAATGGTATTGTGTgtatatttttctatcatgGCTTCTTGTAGTTCTCAT
The sequence above is a segment of the Psilocybe cubensis strain MGC-MH-2018 chromosome 4, whole genome shotgun sequence genome. Coding sequences within it:
- a CDS encoding putative translation initiation factor eIF-2B subunit delta, whose protein sequence is MPVPTIAEPAATATPKPQGQPAQKSMTKAERRELQEKQRAAKAALKGQPTQQKESSQGKQGGSSIAGQTKAKAPSTPSKKSFTGDIQGSKASTSKDLSGAPGEDMPPKQLSHGLRIFSHFGQPKPVGHTVKGDIHPAIIRLGLLYSDFKICGANARCIAMLTAFKQVIQDYTTPSHSTLSRHLMTHLSPQITHLVSARPMSVTMGNAIRELKLEISGIDIDVIEQDAKELLYTKIDNYIRDRIIIADEVIQELAGKKIKDGDVILTYAKSSVVEKVLLEAQEEGKKFSVIVVDSKPLLEGKVLLRSLTSGPNPIPCTYALLPALPSLLTQVTMVLVGAHALFSNGAVYSRAGTAMIAMMAKTNSVPVVVCCETYKFSDGVMVDGFTRNELAPLSVTQKITKLQDVKPTLNLDNLNPLYDLTPPTYITAVVTEVGLIPPSSISSIPLALGKASL